The Ralstonia sp. RRA DNA segment CGCGCTTGCGCAACGCGATTCCGCACGGGCACAAGCCACCCTGGTGGGCGATCGCCTGCGCTACGCCACGCTGGTGGCGGACCACGACGGCGTCATCACGTCGGAGGATGCCGACACCGGCCAGAACGTCCAGCCTGGCCAAGCGATCTATCACCTCGATTGGACGGGCGACGTCGACATCGTTTGCGATGCACCGGAGCGTGCGCTGTCCTCACTCACCGTTGGCAGCACGGCGCGCGTGAGCCTGCCGGCTGTGCCGTCGCAAACCTTTGAAGCACGCGTGCGCGAGGTGTCCCCCGCGGCCGATCCGCAAAGCCGTACGTGGCGCGTCAAGCTGTCGCTCGCGGCGCCAAGCGCTGCGGTGCGCATGGGCATGACCGCCAATATCGCTTTCGATGCCAAGGGCGATGCGGTGGCTGCGCATCCGTTCAAGCTGCCGGTGACCGCACTGTTCCACCGCGGCGAAGAGCCTGCAGTCTGGGTGGTGCGCGCGAACACAGATATCTTGGAACTGCGCCCGGTCACCATCGCGCGTTACGACGAACGCAGCGTGCTAGTCGCTTCCGGCTTGCGCGATGGCGATCGCGTGGTGATGCAGGGCGTGCATGCCGTCAACGCCGGGCAACACGTGCAAGTGGTTGCGCCCCTGCACCCTGAGGACTTTGCATCATGAGCGGGGGTGATCGCGAAATCGCGCAGGGCACCGAGCAGGTGGCGACGCCTGCATCCCCGGCGGACGAAGGCGGCTTCAACCTGTCGGCATGGGCACTGCGCCACCAGCAGCTGGTGATCTTCCTGATCGGGCTGGCGACGCTGTTTGGCGTCATTGGCTACACGCATCTTGCGCAGTCAGAAGATCCGCCGTTCACGTTCCGGACGATGGTGATCCAGACGTACTGGCCGGGCGCCACCGCGCGCGAAGTGCAGGAGCAGATCACCGATCGCATCGGGCGCCAGCTCCAGGCCGCGCCGTATGTCGACAACATCAAGAGCTATTCGCGCCCTGGTGAGTCGATGATCTTCTTCGCCATGAAGGACTCCGCCCCCGTCAAGGACGTGCCGGAGACCTGGTATCAGGTGCGCAAGAAGGTGGGCGATATTCGCGCGAACTTGCCAAAGGGCACGGTCGGGCCGTTCTTCAATGACGAGTTCGGTGACGTCTACACGAATATCTACGCGCTGGAAGGCGACGGTTTCTCGCCCGCGCAACTGCACGATTACGCGGACAAGCTGCGCACCGTGCTGCTGCGTGTGCCTGGCGTCGCCAAGGTGGACTACGTTGGTGATCCGGCTGAACACGTCTTCATCGAAATCTCCAACGCGCAGCTGACGCGGCTTGCCATCACGCCGCAGCAGATCGCGCAGGCCATCGACGCACAGAACACCGTGGCACCGGTCGGCACGATCACGACCGCTGACGACCGCGTATTCGTGCGGCCCACGGGCGCGTTCAAGGATGTGCAGGCGCTGTCCGACATGCTGATCACCGTGAACAAGCGCACGTTCCGGCTGGGTGACATCGCCAAGATCACGCGCGGTTATGACGACCCGCCCGTCACGCAGATGCGCACCAACGGCCATGCCGTGCTGGGCATCGGCGTCACGATGCAGAAGGGCGGCGATGTGATCGATCTCGGCAAGGCGCTCGACGCTACGGCGGGCGAACTGCAGGCGACGCTGCCGGCAGGGCTGAAGCTGTCTGCGATTTCGAGCATGCCGCATGCCGTCAAGCACTCCGTGGACGAGTTCGTGCGCTCGGTTGGTGAAGCCGTGGCGATTGTGCTGGTGGTGAGCCTGGTATCGCTGGGCTTGCGTACGGGCATGGTTGTGGTGATTTCCATCCCGATCGTGCTGGCCATCACGGCCTTGTGCATGCACATGTTCGGCATCGGGCTGGACAAGGTTTCGCTGGGCACGCTGGTGCTTGCGCTCGGGTTGCTGGTGGATGACGCCATCATCGCCGTCGAGATGATGGCCGTGAAGCTGGAGCAGGGGTGGAGCCGCATGCGCGCCGCCGCTTTTGCTTACTCCAGCACGGCATTCCCGATGCTGACCGGCACGCTGGTAACGGTGTCAGGCTTCTTGCCGATCGCGCTGGCCAAGTCGAGCACGGGCGAGTACACGCGCTCGATCTTCGAGGTGTCCGCTATCTCGCTGATCGTGTCGTGGTTTGCCGCCGTGGTCCTAGTGCCGCTGCTGGGCTATCACATGCTGCCGGAGCACAAGAACGGCGCCTCGGAACATGGCCATGAGCACGATATCTACAACACCGGCTTCTATCAGCGTCTGTCGGGCTGGATCTCGTTCTGCATCGAGCGCCGCTGGGTGATTCTGGGTGTGACGGCCGTGCTGTTTGCACTGGGCATGGCAGCGTTCACGCGCGTGCCGCAGCAGTTCTTCCCGAATTCCGAGCGGCCTGAATTGCTGGTGGATATTCGCTTGCCGGAAGGCGCTTCGTTTGATGCCACGTTGCGCGAGGCAAAGCGTCTGGAAAAAGCGCTGGATGGCCGAAAAGAGATCGAGCACTTTGTCGACTACGTCGGCACCGGTGCGCCGCGTTTCTATCTGCCGCTGGACCAGCAGCTTCAACAACCGAACTTCGCGCAGTTCGTGATCACGGCCAAGAACGTGGAAGAACGCGATGCACTGTCGCGCTGGCTCAACGCCACGCTGGAGAAGGACTTTTCCGGTGTCCGCACCCGTGTCGCACAGCTTGAGAACGGCCCGCCAGTTGGCTTCCCAATCAAGTTCCGTGTGAGCGGCGACGACATTGCGACCGTACGCAACATCGCCGACAAGGTGGCCGAGAAGGTGCGTGCCGATGCCCGCACGCAGAACGTGCAGTTCGATTGGGATGAACCGGCCGAACGTTCGATGTCGTTCGAGATCGACCAGATCAAGGCGCGCCAGCTTGGTGTGACGTCGGAGGATGTCTCCAACTTCCTGGCCATGACGCTGTCCGGCTACACGGTGACGCAGTATCGTGAGCGCGACAAGCTGATCAACGTCGATCTGCGTGCTCCGAAGACGGAACGCGTTGACCCCGCCAAGCTTGCTGGCCTGGCAATGCCAACGCCTAACGGCCCGGTTCCGCTCGGCGCGCTGGGGCATGTGCAGAACAAGCTCGAGTACGGCGTGATCTGGGAACGTGACCGCCAGCCGACCATCACGGTGCAGGCCGACGTGCGCGGCAACGCGCAAGGCATTGGCGTGACGCGCGACATCGATCAGGCGCTCGCCGCTGAACGCGCCAAGCTGCCGGTGGGCTATCGCATCCAGATCGGTGGTGCGGTGGAAGAGAGCGTGAAGGGCCAGACGTCGATCAACGCCGAGATGCCGCTGATGATCATTGCGGTGCTGACGCTGCTGATGATCCAGCTCAAGAGCTTCTCGCGCACGTTCATCGTCGTGTTGACCGCACCGCTGGGTCTGATTGGCGTGGTGACTGCGCTGCTGCTGTTCGGCAAGCCGTTCGGGTTCGTGGCGCTGCTCGGGGTGATTGCCATGTTCGGCATCATCATGCGCAACTCCGTGATCCTGGTGGACCAGATCGACCAGGACATTGCGGCGGGCCAAAAACGTTTCGACGCCATCATCGGCGCAACCGTGCGGCGCTTCCGGCCCATCATGCTCACGGCCGCTGCGGCAGTGCTGGCGCTGATTCCGCTGCTGCGCTCGGGCTTCTTCGGGCCGATGGCCACTGCGCTGATGGGCGGTATCACCATCGCCACGGTCCTGACCATCTTCTTCCTGCCGGCGCTGTATGCCGCGTGCTTCAAGGTCCGCCCGGACGAACGGGAACTGACTGCGGCCCGCACTGCAGCCCTGGAGAATTGACCATGAAACGCTCTCGTATGATGTGCGCGCTTGCCGCTACGTCGGTGCTCGCACTCTCGGCATGCTCCTTGGCACCGACCAGCACGCCGCCTGCCGTGCCCTCGCCGGAGCACTACGGCATGACCACGCCACCTGCAAAGACGGCGGAAGCGGCCGGCGTTGCCCAGCAGTTTGATGTCGGGGCTGCGCCCGTGCCGCAATGGTGGAAGCTCTATCGCTCCGATGCATTGAACGCGTTGGTGGAAGAGGGCCTGCGCAACAACCCCACGCTGGCTGCCACGCAGAAGACGTTGTCTGCCGCGCAGGAGGAACTGCGCGCGCAGGTGGGGGCATCAACACTGCCGTCCCTCGACGCCGGGGCCCAGGTCGCGCGCCAACGCACGCCAAACCTCACAGGCGTCGGGCCCGATGCGCTGCGCTACAACGTGTTCGTTGGGCAGTTGCAGGCGCACTACACGTTCGACCTGTTCGGCGCGACGCGCTATGCCAACGCCGCGAGTGCCGCGCGGGTGGACGTGCGCGGCTGCGAATTGGAGGCAGCACGGCGCGCGCTCGCCGCGAATATCGTCGGCACGGTGATCAGCGCAGCAGCGCTGGATGAGCAGATTGCATTGACGGAACGTCTTGTTGTGGTGGCAGACGCGACGGCGCGGGACAGCCAGCGTCGGTACGAGCTGGGGGCGCTCTCGCATGCGCAAGCGCTGGCATCGACGCAGAGCGCCGCATCGCTGGCGGCGACGCTGCCGCAGCTGCGTCAACAGCGTGCGGTTTCCGTCCATGCACTGGCCGTGTTGCTGGGCCGCACCCCGGATGCGGCGCCTGCAGTGCCGGAGTTCAGCAGCCTGTCGCTGCCGAACCAGGTGCCTGTGGCCGTGCCGTCGGATCTGCTGCGGGCTCGGCCGGATATCCGCGCCGCCGCTGCGGCGGTCAAGGCGGCGTCCGCAGATGCGGGCGAGGCCACCGCACAGCTCTTCCCGAGCCTGTCGCTCACGGCCGCGCTGGGCCGTGGCGGATTGAGCTGGCCGGCATTGCTCTCAGGTGCGGGTGGATTGTGGGCGGTGGGTGCCGGGCTGTCGCAGCCCATCTTCCACGGTGGCGCATTGATGGCGCACCGCCGGGCGACGCTCGAGCTGTATGACGCAACGGTGCTGCAGTACAAGTCGGCCGTGCTGTCGGCATTCGAGAACGTTGCCGATACGCTCGCCGCACTGGAAAACGATGCGCAGACGTTGGCATCCGCCGAAGTGGCATCGACCGCAGCGCGTACCGCGTTCAACGAAACCGCATCGCGCCACCGCTTGGGCGCCTTGCCCGCATCCGCGGAGCAGTCGAGCGAGCAGCAGTACCTGAATGCGCAGCTCGACACCGTGCGTGCGACCAGCCGGCGCATGAGCGACACGGCTGCGTTGCTACAGGCCATGGGTGAACTGCCCGCCAACACCGATCAGACGATCGCCAAAGACTGACATTGCCTTTGGATAGGCCCGGCCTCCACGCCTCAAGCGTGGAGTGCCGCGCTTCGCCTGCACTAGGTCAAGCCCATGGAATCTGCCCACCTGATTGCCTGTCATGAATGCGACCGCGTGTTTCGGCGGCCGCCACTGTCGGATGGCTTGCACGTCCGATGCTCGCGTTGTGCGAACGACCTGAGCGGCGCCCATCACGCCCGCCCGACACTCGACTTCACCTGCGCCATGGCGGTTGCAGCGGTTGTTACGTTGGTGATCGCGCAGTGTTTCCCGATCATTGCGCTCAAGGCGCAGGGCATGGCGTCGCAAGCCACGTTGCTTGATGCGGTGTCTGCCCTATGGGCAGGGCAAATGCACATCGTGGCTGCGGTCGTGTTCTTTACGACCACGCTGTTTCCCGCGATGGAATTGCTCGCGTTGCTTTACGTGTTGCTTCCCTTGCGTGCGGGCGCTGTGTCTTTTGGATTTCGCCAGGTCATCCGGTTTCTTCAATGGTTGCGGCCTTGGGGAATGATCGAAGTGTTCATGCTGGGCGTGCTTGTCACGACAGTGAAGATGGTCAGCCTCGCGCGAGTGATTCCTGGCGCCGGCCTGTTTGCATTCGGGGCGTTGACGGTGCTGCTTGCGCTGGTTTCGCGGTTCGATCCGCACAGGCTCTGGCACGCCTGCGACGAGATCGAGGCACCGGGCGGTGCGACACCATCTGCCGAATTGCGAGCGGACGCAGTGAAGGCAGTCTCCGCAAAACAGGCCGGGCTGGTTGTCTGCCACACCTGCGGCAGCGTGCAACCGCTTCACGATGGCGAAGCACACCAAAGGTGCAGTCGTTGCCATACGGCCCTGCACGAACGCCGCCCCGCCAGCATTTCGCGGACAGCCGCATTGCTGCTGGCGGCGGCGCTGCTTTACATCCCCGCCAATCTGTTGCCGGTCATGCACAGCACCTCGCTCGGCCGCTCAGAAGACGACACCATCCTGAG contains these protein-coding regions:
- a CDS encoding efflux RND transporter periplasmic adaptor subunit, which translates into the protein MKYPGRQARTTARPQLSVVGRSKRAPVVIAACCAVLLAGCHHSETLVAAPKPVVALTLHPDGNAVANTLPGQVQARYSTPLSFRVGGKVVERRVRLGDTVKEGQVLAMLDQADLRNDLANARAQLEAAEHRLVFAKQQLDRDRAQSQANLIAPAQMEQTQDAYASALAQRDSARAQATLVGDRLRYATLVADHDGVITSEDADTGQNVQPGQAIYHLDWTGDVDIVCDAPERALSSLTVGSTARVSLPAVPSQTFEARVREVSPAADPQSRTWRVKLSLAAPSAAVRMGMTANIAFDAKGDAVAAHPFKLPVTALFHRGEEPAVWVVRANTDILELRPVTIARYDERSVLVASGLRDGDRVVMQGVHAVNAGQHVQVVAPLHPEDFAS
- a CDS encoding efflux RND transporter permease subunit, whose product is MSGGDREIAQGTEQVATPASPADEGGFNLSAWALRHQQLVIFLIGLATLFGVIGYTHLAQSEDPPFTFRTMVIQTYWPGATAREVQEQITDRIGRQLQAAPYVDNIKSYSRPGESMIFFAMKDSAPVKDVPETWYQVRKKVGDIRANLPKGTVGPFFNDEFGDVYTNIYALEGDGFSPAQLHDYADKLRTVLLRVPGVAKVDYVGDPAEHVFIEISNAQLTRLAITPQQIAQAIDAQNTVAPVGTITTADDRVFVRPTGAFKDVQALSDMLITVNKRTFRLGDIAKITRGYDDPPVTQMRTNGHAVLGIGVTMQKGGDVIDLGKALDATAGELQATLPAGLKLSAISSMPHAVKHSVDEFVRSVGEAVAIVLVVSLVSLGLRTGMVVVISIPIVLAITALCMHMFGIGLDKVSLGTLVLALGLLVDDAIIAVEMMAVKLEQGWSRMRAAAFAYSSTAFPMLTGTLVTVSGFLPIALAKSSTGEYTRSIFEVSAISLIVSWFAAVVLVPLLGYHMLPEHKNGASEHGHEHDIYNTGFYQRLSGWISFCIERRWVILGVTAVLFALGMAAFTRVPQQFFPNSERPELLVDIRLPEGASFDATLREAKRLEKALDGRKEIEHFVDYVGTGAPRFYLPLDQQLQQPNFAQFVITAKNVEERDALSRWLNATLEKDFSGVRTRVAQLENGPPVGFPIKFRVSGDDIATVRNIADKVAEKVRADARTQNVQFDWDEPAERSMSFEIDQIKARQLGVTSEDVSNFLAMTLSGYTVTQYRERDKLINVDLRAPKTERVDPAKLAGLAMPTPNGPVPLGALGHVQNKLEYGVIWERDRQPTITVQADVRGNAQGIGVTRDIDQALAAERAKLPVGYRIQIGGAVEESVKGQTSINAEMPLMIIAVLTLLMIQLKSFSRTFIVVLTAPLGLIGVVTALLLFGKPFGFVALLGVIAMFGIIMRNSVILVDQIDQDIAAGQKRFDAIIGATVRRFRPIMLTAAAAVLALIPLLRSGFFGPMATALMGGITIATVLTIFFLPALYAACFKVRPDERELTAARTAALEN
- a CDS encoding efflux transporter outer membrane subunit yields the protein MKRSRMMCALAATSVLALSACSLAPTSTPPAVPSPEHYGMTTPPAKTAEAAGVAQQFDVGAAPVPQWWKLYRSDALNALVEEGLRNNPTLAATQKTLSAAQEELRAQVGASTLPSLDAGAQVARQRTPNLTGVGPDALRYNVFVGQLQAHYTFDLFGATRYANAASAARVDVRGCELEAARRALAANIVGTVISAAALDEQIALTERLVVVADATARDSQRRYELGALSHAQALASTQSAASLAATLPQLRQQRAVSVHALAVLLGRTPDAAPAVPEFSSLSLPNQVPVAVPSDLLRARPDIRAAAAAVKAASADAGEATAQLFPSLSLTAALGRGGLSWPALLSGAGGLWAVGAGLSQPIFHGGALMAHRRATLELYDATVLQYKSAVLSAFENVADTLAALENDAQTLASAEVASTAARTAFNETASRHRLGALPASAEQSSEQQYLNAQLDTVRATSRRMSDTAALLQAMGELPANTDQTIAKD
- a CDS encoding paraquat-inducible protein A, whose amino-acid sequence is MESAHLIACHECDRVFRRPPLSDGLHVRCSRCANDLSGAHHARPTLDFTCAMAVAAVVTLVIAQCFPIIALKAQGMASQATLLDAVSALWAGQMHIVAAVVFFTTTLFPAMELLALLYVLLPLRAGAVSFGFRQVIRFLQWLRPWGMIEVFMLGVLVTTVKMVSLARVIPGAGLFAFGALTVLLALVSRFDPHRLWHACDEIEAPGGATPSAELRADAVKAVSAKQAGLVVCHTCGSVQPLHDGEAHQRCSRCHTALHERRPASISRTAALLLAAALLYIPANLLPVMHSTSLGRSEDDTILSGVAYFWTSGDWGLAAVVFIASVVVPMLKLAILALLVFAAHRRSTWRPHERTRLYRLVERIGRWSMLDVFVVALTVALVHFGSFAVITAGPGALAFGAVVILTMIASMQFDPRLIWDPVPDDAESARDDS